A genomic window from Cutibacterium acnes includes:
- a CDS encoding HAD family hydrolase, with the protein MVTMYPPQYVDAVLFDMDGTLLNTLPAWCVASEHLWGTSLADADSAKVDGGTVDDVVELYLRDHPQADPQATVERFMDILDANLAGNTEPMPGADRLVKRLSGHVPIAVVSNSPTRLVRDGLASQGWLELFDTVLGVDEVAAGKPAPDPYLTAARRLGADPSRCVVVEDSAFGLRAGRAAGAWVLTVGRRLKGQGDMWVPGLDDERVTSWEPHR; encoded by the coding sequence ATGGTGACGATGTACCCGCCGCAGTATGTGGATGCCGTCCTCTTTGACATGGACGGAACCCTGCTCAACACCCTGCCGGCCTGGTGCGTGGCATCTGAGCATCTGTGGGGCACTTCTCTGGCTGACGCTGACAGCGCCAAGGTTGACGGGGGCACCGTCGACGACGTCGTTGAGCTGTATCTGCGAGACCACCCTCAGGCAGATCCCCAGGCCACCGTCGAGCGTTTCATGGACATCCTTGACGCCAACCTGGCTGGCAACACCGAGCCGATGCCCGGAGCTGACCGCCTCGTGAAGAGGCTGTCGGGTCATGTACCCATCGCTGTGGTGTCGAATTCCCCGACGCGTTTGGTGCGTGACGGATTGGCCTCACAAGGCTGGCTGGAACTGTTCGACACCGTCCTTGGGGTGGACGAGGTCGCTGCCGGCAAACCGGCCCCCGACCCCTACCTCACCGCAGCGAGGCGTCTAGGGGCCGACCCGAGCAGATGTGTCGTTGTCGAGGATTCCGCTTTCGGATTGCGTGCCGGACGGGCTGCCGGAGCGTGGGTTCTCACGGTCGGACGCAGACTCAAGGGACAGGGGGACATGTGGGTTCCCGGGCTGGACGATGAGCGGGTGACCTCCTGGGAACCCCATCGATGA